The Mustela erminea isolate mMusErm1 chromosome 10, mMusErm1.Pri, whole genome shotgun sequence genomic sequence acactccatttttttaaattgtttgacAGTGCCACGCCCTCTGTCACCTCTGGGGTTTGGCATGTCTGGTTCCCCCTGCTAGGACCTATACAAGCTCCATCTCCTCAGAGCTCCCACAGCACAACACACCCTTCCCCGAGTTGTTCCCTGTGGCTTCTGTTGCTAGACAGGCGCGCTgggatggcaggggtggggtctAACCGTGGGTGGCCTCCCCGGGTCCCAGCATGGTGCTGCACCCAGGTCAGACCCCGGGATGTGAGTGCTGAGTGGCCCAGCTGCTCCCCCAGGACCCCAGTGGCGGCCCCTACCCTGCATGTAGATGACCAGCAGGGCGTAGCAGATGACGAGCGGCGTCCAGAAGCGCACGGCATCCGAGGTGGTCGGGAAGTCCCGGTTGATGAGGGCCACAGCTGCCAGGTCACCCACAGCAAAGGCCACAGCCAGGGCGCGGGCCAGCAGCCTGGGGAGGCCATGAGCACCGGCCAGCAGGCCCAGGCAGACCCCGCAGTAGTGCTGGCTGCTGTGTAGCTCATACAACTGGCAGACGTGGCGGCAGAGGCGCCTGGCACCGGTGCCCAGCAGGGTGGCCAGCCAGAGGCCCAGCAGTAAGTTCAAGGTGCGGTGAGGGGCACCCTCCTGCAGGAAGCTCAGGCCGCAGGTCAGCCCACAGCCCAGGGAGTACTGGCTTACGAGGTACAGCTGCAGCCTCTCCCTCTCGGAGCCCTGCGCGGGGCGGGAGCAGAGAGGGGCacagtggggagggctgggggtgctCAGGCCTCCGGCTGCTTCTCACCAGGCACACAGACCACTCTGTGGGAGGCTAGAGCCAGAAGGAACCTTGGGAATCGTTCCCCAAGAAGGAATATTGCCTTCAAGTCAAGCCCTCCTGGGACCATTTCTTTCTGCTTGATTTCCCTCACGAATGTTACTTGGGACCCACGTGCTTACTGAAGGTTGGTGGCTCGGAGCCTTGAAGACCTGGGTTCAAAGCCTGACTCTACCTCTTGCTGGCTGACCTGGGACAAGTCgctcaccctctctgagccttagtctcCCTACCTGTGAGATACAGGTCACAGCAGAGCTTTACCCCCTAGGACTGTGAGGACACGCGAGATGACGCACCCAAAGACGCTGGTGGGCACCTGCTTGGCACATGGGGGGGTGCCACAGCCAGGAGCTGCCACCGTTCTCTTCTTGGACTGGGGCTGCGGCCACTGTGGGCCACTGCGAGAGCGGGTGAGCAGGGGTCTGTGCTCCCAGTCCCAGGAGGCAATCTGTACTCTCCAGTCTCAGTCTTACAGAAAGGGGGTGGTGAGGAGACAGGGTGCTCCCGCTGGGCGCCCACCCCCCGCTTCCGGTGAAAACTAGGGCCCAGGGCCGGGGAGTGACTCACCACCTCTGGAAGTCTTACCTGGCCCAGGGAGAGCAGTGTGGACAGAGCTCGGAGGGAGAACTCAAGCACCACCAGGGCAGCCACCCGGGCCCCCAGGACGGTCAGGATCAAGGCCAGCCCGGCCAGGTGCACGGTCTCCAGGGAGGCCCACTGGGCCTGCAGCCGCTGCTTCTCCAGCTGCCGCTCGGGCTTGCTGTGGGGCAGAGCGGGCGTGGGCAGGGTCAGAACCATCAGCCTCGGCCCAGGCAGTGGCCCTGGGCCCCCAGAAACACTTTCTGGGGACGGAGTTCTCACCCCTCCAGTCCTCCCCACTGGAGGCCGGATTCGGCTGGGGGGTGGGCGCTcaggggaggggccaggagtGGGCCGGATTGGCAGACACTCACTTGGCACAGTTCACAAAGAAGTAGACCTTCAGGAGGCTGTTCAGGACCGAGACTCCACTGGCCCCGATGAGGcctgagggcaggagggagggagtttGGCGGGGTGAGAGGCGGTGGGAGACCCACGTGGGGGGTCCACCCTGTGCTGCCCaaagcggggggtggggcggggggggctgcgtgggaggaggaggcggcgcTCACCTTGAAGGACAGAGTCGAGGAGGCCGGAGCCccactggagggaggggaggctggggagccaggaggggaggggtggcagggagaACATGGCCGCTGGgatcagccccagccccagcctccggCCAGATCTGCACCGGAGAGATCGACGTCATGGGGCAAAGGTGTCcatggagggaggggtggggcggggaggggtcagaacacgggggggggggggggagggggagggtggagatgggggaggggagcggccAGAAGTGGGGGGTCAGAAGTCCGGGAAGAGTGGGGTCAGaagtgggaggggggaagaggggaggagaggggaagggaggggcggggagggggggcagggacCTCAGCCTTCAGGGCCGCAGGGTTGTGGGGCCTTGAGAGCCAACCGCTGCTCAGGGGCTCCACATCTGGGCAGCACGACGTGGGGACCGTCTCCAGCACTGGTCCTGGCCTCTGTCCCCACTCAAGTTGGATGCCCACTGTTTCGCCTTCCTGAAGCCCCAGGCGTCATTGTTGCCCTCACCCCCAGCCTTGCTTCTGGGCTCTGCCCCTCAGCCCCAGTTCTGGAAGGGGCCGTCGATGTCCCCACAGCCCGAGGCTCGGCGCCCCTCCGCCTGTGGTCTGGAAGGTGGTCTGTCCCCCCCACAGCCTGAGGTCTGGAggcagggcccctcccccagccggaGGCTGAGATCCCGGTGGGGGgccctcctctccctcagccacTGCGCGTCCTTCCCCGACGGTCCTCTCCCTGGCCGCTAGGTGGCAGGCCTCCATCGGTTGGACGCGGTGGGGTGCGGCTGGCCTGCCCCAGGACTTTTGGATCCTCCTTCCCCAGATCCGAGGAGAGAGAGCCAAGCGTGGGGGTTCAGGGGTGGGGGAGCCGGAGGCTGCCAGCAGAAGGGAGTCGTTGAAGTAAACAAAGTAGAAAACTTTATTGGTTTGGAGTGTGCGCTAGGGGTACCCCTGGGAAGAGCAGACGTGGGGTGTGGCGGGGTAGGCGGTTCAGGCTGCTTGACCTGGGCCAGTCCTGTCCCTTCCAGGGACTCGGTGTCCATCTCTGAAGCACAAAGGTCAGCGGGGGCCTGAGGAACACGCTCAGCGGCGGGAGTGTGGCTTCAGCTCAGGGAGAGGGCCCCAGATGAGGACACCTGGCTCTGCGACTCCCCTAAGCAAGTCACTTCCTTGCCccgggcctcagtctcctcacctgaAGAATGGGCATCGCGAGAGCTCCCTTTCAGAACGGTCATGAGGATTTGTGCAAACGCCCACAGTGCTGGGCATCTAGGAGGCCCTCGTAAAAGCTCTCTGTGGATGTCACAGGCTGAATtatgtcttcccctcccccacatttgTACACTGAAGTTCTAACCCCCAGTCTGTGACTGTACTTGGAGATGAGGTCTCTGAAGAGGGAATTATGTTAAAAGGAATACATTAGGGCAGGAGCTAGTCCAGCACGACCAGTGTCCCTAGAAGAAGGGATtcaaacacagacacagaaggTAGACCGTGTGAGGACCCTGGGCCGccagggagagaggcctcagagacaccaaccctgctgacaccttgaccttggacttccagcccccagagcGTGGACAGCATCTGTTGTTTGAACCCCGGCTTGAGGGGCTTTTTGATGGAAGCCTGAGGCCTCCCCATGTGCACAGTGACACGCAGGCTCTCCAGCCGCCGTGGTCCTGGCTCTTGCCAGAGGCACCAGTCTGGGCTGGGCAGAGCTAAGTTCCAGTCCTGGTTCTGTCCCTTCAAAGCTGTGTGGCTTCCTACCTggtgagcctcagtgtcccctgCTAAGAGAGGATTTCACCATCTCGCACTGTTTGAGGACCAAGCAAGCCGATGCGTGCGAGTGACCCCACTCGGGGTAACGGTCACGACCCGGAGCGGTTATTATAGTCACGGGTAAGGCTACGGGATGAGGTaacccaggcagagggaagagaactTGCCAGAAAACCGAGCAGCTGGTGATCCAGAACAAGCAGCTCCAGCCCCGAGTGGGCCGTGGGTCTGGGTTGACCAGAGCTGCCCACACTCTCCTTGGTCGTGTGGCCGGGGCTGGGCCTGTGGCCTGCTCTGAGACGGCCATTCCCAGCCGGAGTGGG encodes the following:
- the TMEM82 gene encoding transmembrane protein 82 isoform X1 — encoded protein: MFSLPPLPSWLPSLPSLQWGSGLLDSVLQGLIGASGVSVLNSLLKVYFFVNCANKPERQLEKQRLQAQWASLETVHLAGLALILTVLGARVAALVVLEFSLRALSTLLSLGQGSERERLQLYLVSQYSLGCGLTCGLSFLQEGAPHRTLNLLLGLWLATLLGTGARRLCRHVCQLYELHSSQHYCGVCLGLLAGAHGLPRLLARALAVAFAVGDLAAVALINRDFPTTSDAVRFWTPLVICYALLVIYMQEEQRQHPGLQSHAQTLLVRMGGLFVLLLTVGSWLDLLGVVLSLLGELWCLAGSRTLLDLCQTSVLYLLGEERNSSSNTCQTSGVFSHICPSNPHSEAQALQEETDLPKVSD
- the TMEM82 gene encoding transmembrane protein 82 isoform X2, producing the protein MFSLPPLPSWLPSLPSLQWGSGLLDSVLQGLIGASGVSVLNSLLKVYFFVNCANKPERQLEKQRLQAQWASLETVHLAGLALILTVLGARVAALVVLEFSLRALSTLLSLGQGSERERLQLYLVSQYSLGCGLTCGLSFLQEGAPHRTLNLLLGLWLATLLGTGARRLCRHVCQLYELHSSQHYCGVCLGLLAGAHGLPRLLARALAVAFAVGDLAAVALINRDFPTTSDAVRFWTPLVICYALLVIYMQEEQRQHPGLQSHAQTLLVRMGGLFVLLLTVGSWLDLLGVVLSLLGELWCLAGSRTLLDLCQDFPSQRPTVSAARESQPQPSAAAQPSAAAQPGGPAPS